cAATTTGATATGTTAAATgctcaaattgatttaattgactcaaatatatattcaattcaagcaattaactaataatttttataaatgactcaaatatatatgatcaatataacatatcacatattcaattaatttgattgattaaaatatatattcaataaatttcatataaattcACCCTATTCACTCAAAccaaacaaaaatataaattcacCCGTTACCatctaattcaatttttttttatcatatatcaaatttaaattaattttaaattgaataataaataaataatttcatttaaatttaaatgttTTTGTGACAATGTTAGTGAATATTGGCTGAAACATTGTGACAGTAACATATATGGGAAAAAAGCTAACAAAATCCCCATTTGAAAAAGAACAAAGATGTAATCACAAAGATtcccaaataataataattattattttgttcAAGAGTGCTTGCACACACTAGGCtaagaattttattattattattattattattattattattatttaaaaaaaaaatcatagccCACATAAAATTGGTGATCAACTAAGTGTCATTCAAACAAATCATTCCAGAAAGTCGCTTAAAAGACACGAAGTTATTAAAGCCTAAAATAAACATGGAAAAATTCAATTTGACAAACAAAGGGAACACAAAAACTAACTAAAAGAaagccataaatttaaaatttaaagcaCAATTAGTCACACATTCCATAAAATCCTATAAGggacaaaatttaaagatattaagaTAGTGTTTGGCttaatgaatttcataaaattttataaaatttatttataaatataaaatttaaatattttatttaaatgaaaaatatatttaaaattcttaataatcaatttcattaaatttattataattaaataaaatttcatcaaaattgatacaaattataaataaattttaaacttaaaattatatatatttcaagtgataaaattatctttttattatatattattttatttattttaaatataaaatttattttatttaaaatgaattatatatttaatataaaatatattaaataaaaaaatttatttataaataaagtttactaaaataaattttatcattaaattaaaCCAAACATGGTTCAAAAGTTTATGACCTAAAAGACCAAAAAAATTCCTACCCTTAACAAGAATTCCCAGCAACCTTAATCTAGCATCATACTCATCCCAGTTAACGTCCTTCCCATCAATCCGATATTCACTGCCTCAGGAGCTCGTAATGGTGCGAGTGAAGTGGAGCTCCGACCCATTACTCAAGAGGTAGACCAACCGCACAAAAGCGCCCCGCGACCTTTCTCCgacatatttaaattaattagcaCGTGACAGATCATATtagttatatatttatttaaattaatattaattaaataatttataaaaaaaattataaataatataaattattagttaacgtataatttattaataaatgatTTAAGTATATTAATGattgatttataatttattttaacgaATTAATCATATTATGTTTAGTAAGCAATGAAAACTAAGCTGACGTAGCCATTTGGAAGTTATGTATGAAGTGCTGTTTCATTCATgtaaatggaacattagtttcgTGTTAGAACCACCGGATAAGTATTTGCGTTAGATTATAAGCTGCTCAGATTAGTTTATAAGTTTTAATGTCAAACAGATGcttttacaatatttttcatgttaaatatatgattatattacaattaataaaacaaataaataattttatggtAATAGCATGAACATGGATTAGTATATATGTAATTAAatcaagtaaaaaaaaattatggatcTTTTTAGGccttttttttaatgttttatctatatatttttttttaaaatttatgttgtaaaattataattattactattattaaagGAATTACAAGAGAACAAAAATTCATAACAAGGAATGAAAAGCACAAAAAATGATTTTTGTTAACGTggtttttaaaatacaaaattttcaattttgaaaaatAACAGGCCTCATatgtattttcaaaaaaaaaaaaaacacgttATATAGAGATCCAATTTACTGTGAGGACCAGTGAAAGCCCAACAAAAGTACAAGCCCAATATTTATttggataaattattatttaagtcttaaaattgataattaaatagctctatttttatatttttaaaatcatattaattaatatttaaaatttcatttcactAACATTTTAATTCATCTATTCAATTTTTAAAACTTCTTTTTATTGTTAAATCAagaaaaaaatctaaaatattatgaaatatatatattcacATTTCCTGGCATACAAGATGAGGATAGGGGAGGCTATTTGATCAGCCGATAGCTGGTGAGTGACAACAGTTTTTATTATCTGATGGTTAATAGCCGATTAtagtttatttatattaaaattatatttaattaatactttattttatcattttatttattttattattaaaataaatatataattattaatttattatattatattacttattttattaataataatatatcattattaatttgatatgttatattattcattttaatattgaaataaataaataataattaaataatctaaaaatgtaattataaataattcattaattgttattaacaaagaaaaattttataattttaaattcttagattttattttaggtcattaataaaataaaaaaaaagttttaaaaatgtTACAATATGCCTGTGGCAACGTGATTATATTGAAAAATGTAAAAGAAATGAACCACGGTGTCAATAATATTATTTGGAGTTAATAATTTGAATTACTTTTTAAAAATAGAATTAAggttatttttgaaaaaaaaataaaaaaaaataatacaattattcatttgaaatgcagtatatattacttttttttatttataaaatatattacttTAATTATTTGAATGTCTTATCAGCTAGTTATCAACCGTCTCCAACGACGACTGAATCAAATACTCCTATGAAGTTGCTGCTGATATTAATAAAACAGCACTTATTCTTCCAATATCCCATGAATTTCTAGTTAAATAGggaaaacaaaataattttttttctacaCTACAACTTTGCAAGAAATATCACAAGTGTATCAACGAGAAAAAGATTTTCAACATTAATTCAAGTCCGTTTGATCCTTAAACATGTTGCTgcaaattaaaagaattaaaggttttttttttgGATACAAGAAGAATcaatattaattagattttgtGTCAACAAAttttattaaatgtaaattatatactttttttttttttaattttcatggtaggAAATTTGTGTACATATGGAATTGGTTAGCTTGTGAAAGCTTTTTGGTGCGAGtcagaaaattcaaaattttactaAGATTTGCAATTTCTCTTTCACTTCTTCACTGTTTTTTTTTTTCGTATGTTCAattcttcttttttatttctcTCTTTTGCATTCTGATTTCCAACTTCATCTCCATCCCagttaggtttcattttgggacCTACAGGCCCTTCTTCCCCAAAAACTTCTTTTGGTATGCATTTGAAACACTTGATAATTGCTTCCACTTTCTTGCAATAACTAATTTTAGGCCCCCATTTCCCGGAGAAGTTGAGCCATGGTGATGGTTCTTTTATATTCATGCCCAAATCATCAGCGGCAACCACCAAGAATCTTGCTCCAGTATCTAAGAACATGCAACTCTTGGCAGTGAGGTCGCTAGATCGTATCCCACCACACCCTTGTAAAATTTGGCCAGGCTTAGAGTACATGGCGTGGCCGTGCAATGATGCGTAGGCCACAACTTTGTTACCGTTATAATACTCAAGCTCCGAGGCATTGAGCCAATACCCCTTACTGTGTTGGGAAAAGTAGACACTCCACAGCTCTCCATTGAAATTGCTTACCCTCAACGTCACATGCTCCCAGTCACCTACATGTTCTCCATTTCTTCTTAGTGAAAGTTTTTTGATCTTGCAACAATCAATTGTAGCAGGACCATTGAAAGGGAAAAAAACCCACACAGCTATGTCTGTGAAGGTTCCTCCAAGCATTGGTTTGATATGCAAGTAGACCTTTGCTTCTTGTAATTCTCCTTTCTTGATTCTCTCTTCGACACTTTTCTCCTTAGGAAGGTCCAGCCAGTAGGCACCATCATCTGGGTTTTTTGAACCACCTTGGGGAAGGTTCGAGCCCGGAGCTTCAATTGGGCGCCGTTTGGAGCCTTTTTTATCATATAGCATTGCGCCGTTGTTGAAGTACCAAGTCACAGAAGAAGGAAGGTACTCTTCACGGGGATGGAGATATATAAGGGGAGAATATTCTTGAAAAATTGCCTCAATTTGGTCTCCTTCAGGCATACAAGACAAAATGGAGGCGACATTCTTCAAGCAAGCCAAAGAAGTGGGGTAAACGTTGCGACATTGGGCCATAAATGTACCCACACAGACACCCGTGGCTTTAGTTCGCCTGTTGCTGGGCCTGAGACTGAAAACATTGAATACTTTTGCAGGTCTTCTCTTGGCTGGTCCCCAGATCCAGGAGTCTGTCTCACATTGGTCTGTAAGGTCTGATCGGACGCAGCGGGTTTTTTCCAGCGAAGGCTCTTGGCTGGAGTTGGTGACAACAATACCCACGGCTTTGTAGCCAACAGGAGCCATGGGTAACCAGAAGTAGCCAAACCCATCTTGCTTTATCTTCAAAGACTCGCTGCTCCAAAGAAGAGCGTAACTGGTTGGCTTCTTCAAGGCTCTATCGGCTTTATGATCTTCTGTAGTGTCTTTCCCTACAAGAACCCACCCATTAAGCGGCCTGTTGTTGGGTTGGGTGTAGCTACCGAGCATGAAGAAGCCTTCTGGGATTTCAGAAGGATCAAAGAAAGAAGCACCGAGGTTTTGTGGCCCACCTTCATAAGTGGCCCAAACTTTGTTGAAAGATGAGATCTGGCGTACTTCCAATCCACCCAGATCAATGGTTCCACTTGCAAACCCCTTacctatatattattattattattaattgcaGAAAGTGTTGGAAAATGAAATGATGACAGAGAgaaattaacaagaaagaaaaattTGAGGGTATGTCACGTAGGTACCTTGTTGTGCCCAAGTTGGCAATGGAGAGGGAAGCTTGAAGGAAGTATCAATTATGCTATTATTTGGATTCTTGGAGGAAGAAATACGGTTTCCCATTGCTGATCAGAGGTTCAAATAAAACTTGAAAACAGCTGCGAAGTGAACAGAGCTTGGTTAATTAATTATAGTACAACCTAAAATGTGAAAACTGATGTGAATAAAAGGATTTCTTAGTTATTTAGGTGTAATAAAAAGaatataaaatagaaataaagCATGCATGGATTAATTACAgaaataaaactttttttttttatggtgcAGTAGTCAATACTTGACGAAAAAATTAAGAGAGCTTGGCTGTTTTGAGCTGCTGCATGTCACTGCCAAATTCATGGAGTTGccaaggaaatgaagaagattTAAGCTGTggaagagagatagagagagagagaatcacCTTTGCCTTTGGCTTAATCAATTCTTGCCTTTGAAAGTAATAAAAGAATGGATACTCCttgcttttaaaaaattaaggaataaatatattctttacttgttatattgcgtatttatttgaatttttttgatCATgtgcatgaaaaaaaaaatttttaaaaaacatTTATTATACAATAACAAAGTTTTCTTTTTTGTCAAATTGAATGgaactattaaaattttattagtatACATATCATTTGTTTCATTAGCCTATGCCTAATTTCAATAGAACAAATGAACAATGAACTCTCATAAATTTTGAAATAGAAGAATATTTGAAGTGATAACATACATCCATATGCTCCCAGAAAGTTCTTTAATTATTAAGTCCTCCACCTATTATATCATATTTTAAAGAAGAAATTTTTATATAGGGTTAATGAATTTCCTaacaagaaatgaaaattaaaaaaaaaaattatgttttattaatgtgatttttaaaatacaaaattttcaattttccaaCCACAACAATAATATTAAACATTCCTTTTATATGACATAACTTAATTTGATTCAATAACTGAAGTCATATAACTCACCTAATAAACTTATGCTCGAGTCTCTATTCTTTTAATCCCGCTTTATATGGGAGAGGTCCAATTTATTTTAAGGACTAGTAAGAGCTCAACAGATGAACAAGCTCAATATTTatttagataaattattatttaatcattGAGATTTTAACAACTTTATTCCTGCAAAGATCTTCGCCAACAGTGCTGCAGGGTACAAGGAAGCAAGATACAAGGCTGTTTGGGAGGATGGAAAACTGAAAGGGAACAAaaataatgaataaaatttaaaggaaagaaattaattaaatttgatttatctAGAAATTAGAACAAAATATAATCTAATATATgtaaaagaatttaaattttttaattaaaaaaatcattttaaaagaaaGGCCTTTTGgttaaattagtttttttttaatgtatattGTAAATTTTTTGTACTCTCGTTATATTCGTAatttgatatttttatattttatttttattaattttttatatgatatattattataatatattaattattataataatataatatttttttatttttcatgatatatATGTTATATATGCACTTATCATTTCTAGattaagttaataaaaataaaagtatatCAATAGAAATAAGAAATTGTAAAGGTGAAAtttataatgaaaattttattattataatataattttataattttaagtgttttataaatatataaatttaattatttattattttattagttcATAAGTGTTGAATTTATCAAAATTAActagtttttataattttatattttttataaaccaTACATAATTAAtgtgaaaaatttaaatttttttcaatactatttaagagtttatacataatagtaaaataaattcaatttgatataatttcatataatattaattttttaatttctagttatttttaattttattttttaattttgtttgacgAAATTAATTATACACGTCCATATTAATAAGTATaacattattaatttttatttgatatataaaatttaacataattttatatttttttatgatatggagaaaaattttaaaaataagattgaaaaatatattaatactaataaataatttataaataataaattaataattaacaaaTCAATACTAATAGAATAAAAAAtacttatattaatatattattattttaattgaaataattataataaaaaatgtaTAAACAATTATTTGGTTTACAATAAAATATTTATCAaactaatttataatatatttttaaattaaaatttttttataattatttttctaaaagtaaacgtaaaattttaataaaagaaagtgttgaatccaaataaataaaaattctattaaataatgtaatgtttatattcgTATGAAAATTGTAACGTCCCAAGAATTTCAAGCTCTGAATAGCACTATTTTCGGTATGTGAATAATATTATTCAAAGCTAGCTCGAAgactaaaaatgagataaaaattaattaagataagcaTAATAAAAACCGAAGTGACCATCGAGTTATAGACTTAAtcggtattattgaaaaagatggactataaccgatgaagggcattttaatcaattcacttgaagagttgacttttgactgaaatatcaattaaattaagtgagatTGATGTATTAGAATGGAACTTAATTAACTAAAAGGAGTATAAAATAATTAGAATATTAtaattagaattagaatttaataattagaattagatttataattatatttatttagatAATTATGTAACAAATAAGACAAACATATTAATTAAAGGGACAACTCACTAATACACTTCATCACCACCATCATTTcatcttcatcatcttcttcttccattcCCTTTTACCGTCccactctctctttcttttcctcCATTAGAGCTTCATCTTCCAAGTTTTAAACACATAAATTTCTCCATAATTTTTATAGGAAATTAAGAGAAAACCTTGTATCAAGCCTTGATTTGAAGAAAGTAAGCAATAATTCTAAGAAATTTGGAAGATTAGTGAAGAAGAATTGTTGACCAATTAAGATAAGTTATGATTTAAGCTTAGTTATGAATTAATGGAATTTAAGGTTGATTGTGGAGATTTCTATGAATATTGATTGAAATTATGGATGCTATTGAAGGAAGGGATTTCGGATTGGGGGACAACAAGAAGGAGAATCAAGGTTTTGGTGAATTGAAGGTTGATTGAGGTTGATTAGGACttgtaatcaaggttagtgctaagaaaTTTCATGAATTTTGAAAGTTATGACTAATTAAGTTAGGATTTTtatacaattagggtttttattgTATAAAGCCTATTTAATGCTATTATgtttatattataattacttgATGTGTATTTGTTGAGAAACATTAATGATATGGTGAAGAAATTAAATGGATTGGTATTGTGCATTAAGTGTGAATCTAGATAGCTTGAGTCTAGTGGGATTAAATGTTTATGACTTGAGCTATATAATTCCAATTGATGTGACACCAAAggcaaattaaagataagacaatatactaaaattttcatgaagaacccttGACCTGAAACTGACTGGAAGATACCTGAATTATGGCTGGAATCTGGCAATGCAAATATGAAAtcctgaaaaatgactaaatgaacagtatgcactaaattgagcataacttactttacaaaacttcaaattgagtaattcttaaacttgtgtaatcctgagacatagggaaacaattcatatgaagatcaTGATGCTAAATTATGATTGTAACATATCCAAATTTGCTTAACAAAATGAGTCCAGAAATCTGTCTGGATTCTGGAAGTGACCTGAAAAACTAAGATTAACAGTtttagcaaaatggccataactcaagctacacaaatacaaattgaatgattctaaagccaaaataaacattagacatagatctacaattcttatgaagaatgtATGGTCTAATTCCTACTGTACCTTAGCCAAATTTATTAAGGAAGTTAAGGTACCAAATTTGGAATTTATGAAATGTaagtataattatttaaaatgtgaattgtgattaatacCAATGGCATGTTAAGCATGAATAGCATGTGAAATTGtgtttgggacctatgttcccgtGATAAATGAGATGATGATGGAATGATGAAAGAAATGATAATGGAATGATGAAATAATGAGAACCTTGAATTGCTAATGATAATAAATTAGCCCGAGTATACCTAGACAGTAGTGAatggattggatagattggcatgccaagaagagACGAGATTAGAAATACtgcccatggcttttatgcctggatACCTGTAACACCATCATATTaggtagttccgtacattctattgttcatgtgactaatgtctgttcggacagttaaaatgtttggaactacacttaaatcatagagagaagccataaattaaataaataaagataaaaaaagggtgaggaaaaataaaagaaatggagtATAAATCAGTTAAATGAGTTTAAGTtcccagcgataggtgacctatcCGGAGAGCGATGGTGAGTGCAGTTGCCACTCCAAATTCGTGGGGAACCCTATAAAATCCTTAATTAAGGATTAATTGAGGAATTATTGGGAATTAataaatcaaagaaatgaaaaggaaATAAGCACAAAAAAGTAAATCAAAACCTAAGGTGAAAAACAAGTGCTAAGAACTTATCAGGTATTATAGAAAAGATGAACAAAAACCCGGTAAACgtaaaaattgattaattaattttaagagtccaaaattgataaaaaaatgagacaaattaaattaatgaaaattggattagtataattaattttgattagaaAAAAATAAACATAATTATCTAAAGTCAAATTCTAATGATTATGAAAGACCACTTATTTACAAGTTTGCCACCCACATAATTACCAAAATGCCATGAATGAATTAAATAGGTTAAAtattaaggaaaaagaaaaaaaatttcattcaTCTTCCTCCCTTGGTTGCCGtcctcctccctctctctctacCTCCATTGTTGATCAAACCAAACTCTAAAATCTTTGATTTCATCCATGATTCCCATAGCAAATCAAATTAAAATCTTGAATTAGCCC
The Hevea brasiliensis isolate MT/VB/25A 57/8 chromosome 18, ASM3005281v1, whole genome shotgun sequence genome window above contains:
- the LOC110667506 gene encoding hypothetical protein At1g04090 — its product is MGNRISSSKNPNNSIIDTSFKLPSPLPTWAQQGKGFASGTIDLGGLEVRQISSFNKVWATYEGGPQNLGASFFDPSEIPEGFFMLGSYTQPNNRPLNGWVLVGKDTTEDHKADRALKKPTSYALLWSSESLKIKQDGFGYFWLPMAPVGYKAVGIVVTNSSQEPSLEKTRCVRSDLTDQCETDSWIWGPAKRRPAKVFNVFSLRPSNRRTKATGVCVGTFMAQCRNVYPTSLACLKNVASILSCMPEGDQIEAIFQEYSPLIYLHPREEYLPSSVTWYFNNGAMLYDKKGSKRRPIEAPGSNLPQGGSKNPDDGAYWLDLPKEKSVEERIKKGELQEAKVYLHIKPMLGGTFTDIAVWVFFPFNGPATIDCCKIKKLSLRRNGEHVGDWEHVTLRVSNFNGELWSVYFSQHSKGYWLNASELEYYNGNKVVAYASLHGHAMYSKPGQILQGCGGIRSSDLTAKSCMFLDTGARFLVVAADDLGMNIKEPSPWLNFSGKWGPKISYCKKVEAIIKCFKCIPKEVFGEEGPVGPKMKPNWDGDEVGNQNAKERNKKEELNIRKKKTVKK